Sequence from the Mycoplasma cottewii genome:
CAAGTTGATTGAGCACACCAAGTACAAGAAATTTATAAAAAAATTAGACAAGGTGAAACAGCAACTAGTGAAGGTGCTTCTAAATTCATTAATGGTATTTTATTTGATAAACGTAAATACGATTTAACAAAAGCTGGAAGATTTAAATTACAACAAAAATTAGCTATTAAAAATAGAATTTTTGGAAGAATCATAGCTGAAGATATTCTTGATGCTAACAACAACATTTTAGTTAAAAAAGATACTGAAGTTAACAAATCAAACATTAAAGAAATTTCAGATATTTTAGATACTGGTGTAATGACATTTGATGTTAATTATTTAGAAGAAATCAGTGGAAGTAGAAAAGTTCAAAAACTAAAAGTTTATAAAGATAATGATCTAAAAAATGAAATAACTACTTTAGTTGGAATCACTAAAGAAAGTGTTGAAGAATTTGTTACAGTTCCTGATATTATTTCAACAATTTCATACTTATTAAACTTAAAATACAACATTGGTGAAATCGATGATATCGATAACTTAGGAAACAGACGTGTAAGAACAGTTGGAGAATTATTACAAAATCAATTCAGAATGGGATTAAACCGTATTGATAAAAACGTTAAAGAAAAATTAGCTACAAGTGATTTATACAAAGTTAAAACTTCAACAATCATCAATGCTAAACCTTTAACAGCAATTATTGGAGAGTTTTTTAACTTATCACAATTATCACAATTCATGGATCAAATTAACCCATTATCAGAATTAACTAATAAACGTAGATTAACAGCTTTAGGACCTGGTGGATTATCAAGAGATAGAGCTGGACTTGAAGTTCGTGACGTTCACCCATCTCACTATGGAAGAATTTGTCCTATTGAAACTCCAGAAGGACCAAACATCGGATTGATTAATAACTTATCAACTTATGCAAGAGTTGATGAATATGGATTTATTACAACTCCATATAGAAAAGTTGTTAATGGTGTTATTCAAAATGATCAAGTTGAATACTTAACAGCTGATAAAGAAAGAAAATTTATTATTGCTCAATCAAACGTTAAACAAGATGAAAACGGAAAAATCTTAGATGAAATCGTAGTTTCACGTTTTAATGGTGATGACTACATGGCTAGAATTGATGAAATTGATTACATTGACGTTTCACCAAAACAAATTGTTTCTGTTGCCACCTCAGCAATCCCTTTCTTAGAAAACGATGACGCCAACCGTGCACTGATGGGAGCAAACATGCAACGTCAAGCTGTTCCATTAATTAGACCAGAATCTCCATTTGTTGGAACTGGTATTGAATTTGAAGCTGCTCGTGACTCAGGAGAAGCGGTTGTTGCTAAAGAAGACGGAATCGTTAAATACGTTGATTCAAAAATGATTTCAATTCAAGGACAATCAGGAATTAAAACTTATACATTATCTGATTTTGAAAGATCAAATAATGGTACTTCATTAACTCAAGCTCCAATTGTTAAAAAAGGTGATGTAGTTAAAAAAGGTGAAATTATTGCTGATGGTCCATCAATGGATCAAGGTGAATTAGCTATTGGTCAAAACGTTGTGGTTGCTTTTTCAACTTATAATGGATACAACTTCGAAGATGCGATTGTTATGAGTGAAAGAGTTGTAATGGACGATAGATTTACTTCAATTCACATCGATGAATACACAATCGAAGTAAGAAACACAAAACAAGGACTAGAAGAAGTTACTCGTGAAGTTCCAAACGTAAGTGAACAAGCTAAAAAACACTTAGATAGCGAAGGAATTGTAGCTATAGGAACTGAAGTTAAAGTTGGAGATATTTTAGTTGGTAAAGTTACTCCAAAAGGTCAAGTTCAATTATCACCAGAAGATAAATTATTACATGCAATCTTTGGTGAAAAATCAAGAAACGTTAAAGACAACTCATTAAGAGTTCCAAACGGTGGAGAAGGAATTGTTCAA
This genomic interval carries:
- the rpoB gene encoding DNA-directed RNA polymerase subunit beta yields the protein MAYKIQQINRGVKRRNYSKVSGNLSLPNLIEVQTETFNWFKQQGIQEVLDEFFPILSMDGTSVLTLENWGFKEPRISVRKAKEESKIYDAPIYANLKLSVNRTEEIQKDFEGFDEKDIKKSLTIWLKNRTDSNQVAFKQSAGDSYFFEVTIKKAEKPDLIQIDIIENKQTALIANVSIYKSGEVFLGDFPLMTEAGTFIINGSQKVIVSQLVRSPGAYFNKELNRKTGEMIYSGDIIPSRGTWLEFETDSKKTGVDAINPLYVKIDKSRKTTATSLLTALGISSKQILEIFDNDAVINETLHQDTSFGDQQVDWAHQVQEIYKKIRQGETATSEGASKFINGILFDKRKYDLTKAGRFKLQQKLAIKNRIFGRIIAEDILDANNNILVKKDTEVNKSNIKEISDILDTGVMTFDVNYLEEISGSRKVQKLKVYKDNDLKNEITTLVGITKESVEEFVTVPDIISTISYLLNLKYNIGEIDDIDNLGNRRVRTVGELLQNQFRMGLNRIDKNVKEKLATSDLYKVKTSTIINAKPLTAIIGEFFNLSQLSQFMDQINPLSELTNKRRLTALGPGGLSRDRAGLEVRDVHPSHYGRICPIETPEGPNIGLINNLSTYARVDEYGFITTPYRKVVNGVIQNDQVEYLTADKERKFIIAQSNVKQDENGKILDEIVVSRFNGDDYMARIDEIDYIDVSPKQIVSVATSAIPFLENDDANRALMGANMQRQAVPLIRPESPFVGTGIEFEAARDSGEAVVAKEDGIVKYVDSKMISIQGQSGIKTYTLSDFERSNNGTSLTQAPIVKKGDVVKKGEIIADGPSMDQGELAIGQNVVVAFSTYNGYNFEDAIVMSERVVMDDRFTSIHIDEYTIEVRNTKQGLEEVTREVPNVSEQAKKHLDSEGIVAIGTEVKVGDILVGKVTPKGQVQLSPEDKLLHAIFGEKSRNVKDNSLRVPNGGEGIVQSIKRFKAKSASNPDGIDLPADIVEVIKVYIVQKRKIQEGDKMSGRHGNKGIISRILPVEDMPHLEDGTPVDIMLNPQGVPSRMNIGQILEIHLGMAAKKINEKIITPVFEGLNEKELDEIMAEAGMTNYGKVTLIDGKTGEAIDKPIAVGVMYMLKLSHMVDDKIHARNVGPYSLITQQPLGGKAQNGGQRFGEMEVWALEAYGAAHTLREILTIKSDDIKGRSKTYEAIVRSRRVPEPGIPESFNVLSKEIMGLGFNMYMIDEQGDRLSINAYEEEEQLSKLFDDENVEVENLSIDNQDVENELEDLTYIDEKDILESFGFNEEDEE